One Ananas comosus cultivar F153 linkage group 1, ASM154086v1, whole genome shotgun sequence DNA window includes the following coding sequences:
- the LOC109722326 gene encoding protein TIC 62, chloroplastic isoform X2 has product MELFSLQFLTPPLRLRRASLCLVGRGEVHKPNSLFGEAVAFPRRSTRCPDGKNHSFFHSNSASVKASSGSTLPSTSAATKQEMSSKEKEVVFVAGSTGRVGSRTVRELIRLGFRVRAGVRSSQRAEPLVQSVRNMNLDSGTPPVEKLEIVECDLENEGPYRIDYKATKNLIDAATTAKVDHFILLTSLGTSKIGFPAAILNLFWGVLIWKRKAEEALIASGLPFTIVRPGGMERPTDSYKETHNLVLADEDTFFGGQVSNLQVAELMACMAKNRRLSFCKVVEVIAETTAPLLPMEELLAKIPSKRALPAELELNFALSSAEEIVKEKPKDRPLSPYTVYDDLKPPTSPTPTKPSTSAAHDPGYKAKPLSPYTAQDGLKPPSSPSPPNSPSTADGSPQTITAKESEPAKQRPLSPYTMYEDLKPPSSPVPSVPKF; this is encoded by the exons atggAGCTTTTTTCTCTGCAATTTTTGACTCCTCCTCTGAGACTGAGAAGAGCTTCTTTGTGTTTGGTGGGAAGAGGCGAAGTTCATAAACCCAACTCGCTTTTCGGGGAAGCTGTGGCTTTTCCGCGCAGAAGCACGAGGTGCCCAGATGGGAAAAATCATAGCTTTTTCCATTCAAATTCTG CATCTGTGAAAGCATCATCTGGATCCACGCTGCCGAGCACGTCAGCAGCAACTAAACAGGAAATGAGttcgaaagaaaaagaagtcgTATTTGTTGCTGGTTCCACTGGCAGAGTAGGTTCGCGGACTGTAAG AGAGCTTATTAGACTTGGTTTTCGAGTCCGAGCCGGCGTCAGAAGTTCTCAGAGAGCGGAGCCCCTCGTGCAA AGCGTTCGAAATATGAATTTAGATTCAGGAACCCCAC CTGTAGAAAAGCTTGAAATTGTCGAATGCGACTTGGAAAACGAAG GACCGTATCGCATCGATTATAAGGCTACAAAGAACCTTATTGATGCAG CAACTACCGCAAAAGTCGATCACTTCATTTTGCTTACATCCTTGGGGACGAGCAAGATCGGCTTTCCTGCAGCCATTTTGAA CTTGTTTTGGGGAGTTCTGATTTGGAAAAGAAAAGCCGAAGAAGCGCTAATTGCGAGTGGTCTTCCTTTCACA ATAGTAAGACCTGGAGGAATGGAGCGGCCAACGGATTCTTATAAGGAAACCCACAACCTCGTACTTGCAGACGAGGACACCTTTTTCGGTGGTCAAGTCTCAAACCTTCAG GTTGCGGAGCTCATGGCGTGTATGGCGAAAAATAGACGGCTATCATTCTGTAAAGTGGTCGAAGTGATTGCTGAGACGACTGCGCCGCTACTACCGATGGAAGAGCTTCTTGCCAAAATTCCTTCGAAACGG GCGCTGCCAGCTGAACTGGAGCTGAATTTTGCGCTTTCTTCTGCCGAAGAGATTGTCAAGGAGAAGCCTAAGGACAGGCCGCTGTCTCCTTATACGGT GTACGATGATCTAAAGCCGCCGACCTCTCCTACGCCTACTAAACCAAGCACGTCAGCTGCGCACGATCCAGGCTATAAAGCAAAGCCTCTCTCTCCGTATACAGC ACAAGACGGTTTGAAGCCGCCTTCATCACCGTCTCCTCCCAACTCACCTTCTACCGCGGATGGCAGTCCTCAGACTATAACTGCGAAAGAGTCAGAGCCTGCAAAACAGCGGCCTCTCTCGCCGTACACCAT GTACGAGGATTTGAAGCCGCCATCATCGCCAGTGCCGTCTGTGCCAAAGTTCTAG
- the LOC109722326 gene encoding protein TIC 62, chloroplastic isoform X1, producing MELFSLQFLTPPLRLRRASLCLVGRGEVHKPNSLFGEAVAFPRRSTRCPDGKNHSFFHSNSASVKASSGSTLPSTSAATKQEMSSKEKEVVFVAGSTGRVGSRTVRELIRLGFRVRAGVRSSQRAEPLVQSVRNMNLDSGTPPVEKLEIVECDLENEGGIVPAIANASVVICCIGASEKEVFDVTGPYRIDYKATKNLIDAATTAKVDHFILLTSLGTSKIGFPAAILNLFWGVLIWKRKAEEALIASGLPFTIVRPGGMERPTDSYKETHNLVLADEDTFFGGQVSNLQVAELMACMAKNRRLSFCKVVEVIAETTAPLLPMEELLAKIPSKRALPAELELNFALSSAEEIVKEKPKDRPLSPYTVYDDLKPPTSPTPTKPSTSAAHDPGYKAKPLSPYTAQDGLKPPSSPSPPNSPSTADGSPQTITAKESEPAKQRPLSPYTMYEDLKPPSSPVPSVPKF from the exons atggAGCTTTTTTCTCTGCAATTTTTGACTCCTCCTCTGAGACTGAGAAGAGCTTCTTTGTGTTTGGTGGGAAGAGGCGAAGTTCATAAACCCAACTCGCTTTTCGGGGAAGCTGTGGCTTTTCCGCGCAGAAGCACGAGGTGCCCAGATGGGAAAAATCATAGCTTTTTCCATTCAAATTCTG CATCTGTGAAAGCATCATCTGGATCCACGCTGCCGAGCACGTCAGCAGCAACTAAACAGGAAATGAGttcgaaagaaaaagaagtcgTATTTGTTGCTGGTTCCACTGGCAGAGTAGGTTCGCGGACTGTAAG AGAGCTTATTAGACTTGGTTTTCGAGTCCGAGCCGGCGTCAGAAGTTCTCAGAGAGCGGAGCCCCTCGTGCAA AGCGTTCGAAATATGAATTTAGATTCAGGAACCCCAC CTGTAGAAAAGCTTGAAATTGTCGAATGCGACTTGGAAAACGAAGGTGGGATAGTACCAGCTATAGCCAATGCTTCCGTAGTTATATGCTGCATTGGAGCTAGTGAAAAGGAGGTTTTTGATGTAACAGGACCGTATCGCATCGATTATAAGGCTACAAAGAACCTTATTGATGCAG CAACTACCGCAAAAGTCGATCACTTCATTTTGCTTACATCCTTGGGGACGAGCAAGATCGGCTTTCCTGCAGCCATTTTGAA CTTGTTTTGGGGAGTTCTGATTTGGAAAAGAAAAGCCGAAGAAGCGCTAATTGCGAGTGGTCTTCCTTTCACA ATAGTAAGACCTGGAGGAATGGAGCGGCCAACGGATTCTTATAAGGAAACCCACAACCTCGTACTTGCAGACGAGGACACCTTTTTCGGTGGTCAAGTCTCAAACCTTCAG GTTGCGGAGCTCATGGCGTGTATGGCGAAAAATAGACGGCTATCATTCTGTAAAGTGGTCGAAGTGATTGCTGAGACGACTGCGCCGCTACTACCGATGGAAGAGCTTCTTGCCAAAATTCCTTCGAAACGG GCGCTGCCAGCTGAACTGGAGCTGAATTTTGCGCTTTCTTCTGCCGAAGAGATTGTCAAGGAGAAGCCTAAGGACAGGCCGCTGTCTCCTTATACGGT GTACGATGATCTAAAGCCGCCGACCTCTCCTACGCCTACTAAACCAAGCACGTCAGCTGCGCACGATCCAGGCTATAAAGCAAAGCCTCTCTCTCCGTATACAGC ACAAGACGGTTTGAAGCCGCCTTCATCACCGTCTCCTCCCAACTCACCTTCTACCGCGGATGGCAGTCCTCAGACTATAACTGCGAAAGAGTCAGAGCCTGCAAAACAGCGGCCTCTCTCGCCGTACACCAT GTACGAGGATTTGAAGCCGCCATCATCGCCAGTGCCGTCTGTGCCAAAGTTCTAG